One genomic window of Psychrobacter cibarius includes the following:
- the yajC gene encoding preprotein translocase subunit YajC, with product MLLFIQAAHAAPEAAGAMSLFSQILLPVAFFAIFYFLVIRPQSKRTKEHRAMVNALTVGSEIIFAGGLMGRIKAIEGDYAVVSLNNNTDVKVQRASVISVLPAGTIESV from the coding sequence ATGTTGTTATTTATCCAAGCTGCCCATGCTGCACCAGAAGCTGCTGGTGCGATGTCACTATTTAGTCAAATACTATTGCCTGTTGCTTTTTTTGCGATTTTTTACTTCTTAGTCATTCGTCCGCAATCTAAGCGTACCAAAGAACATCGTGCCATGGTCAATGCATTGACTGTCGGTAGCGAAATCATTTTTGCTGGTGGTTTGATGGGTCGTATCAAAGCCATTGAAGGTGACTATGCTGTGGTCAGCCTAAACAATAATACTGATGTCAAAGTACAACGTGCTTCTGTTATTTCAGTGTTACCTGCTGGCACAATTGAAAGCGTTTAA
- a CDS encoding nuclear transport factor 2 family protein yields the protein MKRLWGKGLLALLLKSASVAAVVAVVSTVSISAQAAAMTEALVQNYIAAMKSSANSQNVNQVARLVSDDALISLSRKGKSTSLDKDAYLKLLQNSWNNTSNYRYDISVDNIVITGDQAKANVTTNESWVKDGKNVSFVTTSRVTLTLSTGNAVLLRAVSQVTIN from the coding sequence ATGAAACGATTATGGGGAAAAGGGCTTTTGGCATTATTGCTAAAAAGTGCCAGCGTGGCGGCGGTAGTGGCCGTTGTAAGTACTGTGAGTATCAGTGCACAAGCGGCAGCCATGACCGAAGCTTTGGTGCAGAACTATATAGCAGCAATGAAGTCATCAGCGAATAGCCAAAATGTCAATCAGGTCGCGCGTCTTGTCTCTGACGATGCACTGATTTCATTATCTAGAAAAGGTAAGTCTACCAGTTTAGATAAAGATGCTTATTTGAAGTTGTTGCAAAATAGTTGGAATAACACCTCTAATTACCGTTATGATATTTCTGTGGATAACATCGTCATTACGGGCGATCAGGCCAAAGCCAATGTAACGACCAATGAGAGCTGGGTAAAAGATGGTAAAAATGTCTCATTTGTCACCACTTCAAGAGTGACGCTGACGTTATCGACTGGTAATGCGGTGCTGCTACGTGCCGTATCACAAGTAACGATTAATTAA
- the secD gene encoding protein translocase subunit SecD has translation MQYPAWKYLLIAVVLIIAGLYAAPNLYPDEPAVQITSAAAGTQLSEGILTESQSLLEEAGINNHDGTFEGNSALVRLDNPVDQLKAQEVLRQNLGEDYVVALNLAQTTPQWLRDIGAKPMKLGLDLRGGVRFVLEVDMDKALEQRLTSASRDMRRELRAERIAIKGIKTEDRSVVLHFADTDTRNRAQNVLQGSMGNTFSLQSSIDEQGPALILAYNDATLDEINSYAVNQNLTTLRNRIAELGVTEALVQSQGASRIVVELPGVQDTAEAKRVLGRTANLEFRMVAEDSENYTGGIPPAGTEAFPFETLDGPPVLLERQAIVTGDKVTNAQTGVDESGSPEVSITLDSAGGKLMQNATRTAVGKQMAVLFIENKQRITYEEDPKTGETVEVRTPYAETKVINRANIQAVLGSSFRITGLDSSAEAAELALLLRSGALAAPMYFVEERTIGPSLGQDNIDKGLFSTQVGYLLVFAFMIIFYRLFGVIANVALAVNVIIIIAIMSILGSSLTLPGIAGIVLTIGMAVDANVLIFERIREELANGVRPKSAIVAGFDRAFSSIFDANITTLLIAFILFAIGTGPIKGFAVTLAIGIVSSLFTAIMVTRALVQIAYGKRKSIKRLSIG, from the coding sequence ATGCAATATCCCGCTTGGAAATACTTACTTATTGCCGTCGTGCTAATCATTGCCGGTCTATATGCTGCTCCTAACCTCTATCCTGATGAACCTGCCGTGCAGATTACAAGCGCCGCTGCAGGTACACAGCTGTCTGAAGGTATCTTGACTGAGTCTCAAAGCTTGCTTGAAGAGGCTGGCATCAATAACCACGATGGAACCTTTGAGGGCAACAGTGCGCTGGTACGTCTTGACAATCCAGTCGATCAGCTCAAAGCTCAGGAAGTACTGCGTCAAAACTTGGGCGAAGACTATGTCGTCGCGCTTAACTTGGCGCAAACGACGCCGCAGTGGCTACGTGATATCGGTGCAAAACCGATGAAGCTCGGCCTTGATTTACGTGGCGGTGTGCGTTTTGTACTAGAAGTCGATATGGATAAGGCGCTTGAACAGCGTTTGACCAGTGCCAGTCGTGACATGCGTCGCGAGCTACGTGCTGAGCGAATTGCGATCAAAGGCATTAAGACCGAAGATCGAAGTGTGGTATTACATTTCGCTGATACAGATACTCGTAACCGTGCACAGAATGTTTTGCAAGGCTCAATGGGCAATACGTTTAGCTTGCAATCCTCTATTGATGAGCAAGGTCCTGCACTGATTTTAGCGTACAACGATGCAACGCTTGATGAAATCAATAGCTATGCGGTTAATCAAAACTTGACCACCCTTCGCAATCGTATTGCTGAGCTTGGTGTGACTGAAGCTTTAGTACAGTCTCAAGGTGCTAGCCGTATTGTCGTTGAGCTTCCTGGCGTACAAGATACTGCTGAGGCAAAACGTGTCTTAGGGCGCACCGCAAACCTTGAGTTCCGTATGGTTGCTGAAGACAGCGAAAACTATACGGGCGGCATCCCTCCAGCGGGTACCGAAGCTTTCCCGTTTGAGACACTTGATGGTCCGCCGGTACTGCTTGAACGTCAAGCGATTGTCACTGGTGATAAAGTCACCAATGCTCAAACTGGTGTGGATGAAAGCGGCTCTCCTGAAGTCAGCATTACTTTAGATAGTGCTGGTGGTAAGCTCATGCAAAATGCCACTCGTACCGCCGTTGGCAAACAGATGGCCGTGTTGTTCATCGAAAACAAGCAAAGAATCACTTACGAAGAAGATCCGAAGACTGGCGAAACTGTCGAAGTTAGAACACCTTATGCTGAGACTAAAGTCATTAACCGTGCCAATATTCAAGCGGTCCTTGGCTCCTCTTTCCGTATTACTGGGCTAGATAGTAGCGCGGAAGCTGCCGAGCTTGCACTACTGCTACGCTCAGGCGCACTTGCCGCACCGATGTACTTTGTAGAAGAACGCACTATTGGCCCATCATTAGGTCAAGACAATATTGATAAAGGTCTATTCTCTACGCAAGTCGGGTATCTATTAGTGTTTGCGTTTATGATTATCTTCTATCGTCTATTTGGCGTGATTGCCAACGTGGCGCTGGCCGTGAACGTTATTATCATCATTGCTATTATGTCAATCTTAGGCTCTTCACTTACCTTGCCTGGTATTGCTGGTATCGTTTTGACCATCGGTATGGCCGTCGATGCCAATGTACTGATCTTTGAGCGAATACGTGAAGAGCTAGCAAACGGGGTACGGCCCAAATCCGCCATCGTGGCAGGTTTTGATCGAGCCTTTAGTAGTATTTTCGATGCCAACATCACCACCCTATTGATTGCTTTTATTCTATTTGCAATTGGCACGGGTCCGATTAAAGGCTTTGCGGTTACATTGGCTATTGGTATTGTCAGTTCACTGTTTACCGCTATTATGGTGACACGTGCGCTGGTACAGATTGCTTATGGTAAGCGTAAATCTATCAAACGTTTGAGCATCGGTTAG
- a CDS encoding hemolysin family protein, with product MFVPRLCRPRACKEASAKPPPTSRYSKRLRRTNSIAGLSALTAMLLLPYPAFAADALAEPTAISVLLLILFVVVAIGISFVCSLAESALLSMTPSYIADVQESNPKKANMLRRLKVDNIDQSLAAILTLNTVAHTLGSIGAGAQATIVFGSAWFGLFSAIMTLAILFLSEIIPKTLGTLYWRQLSGMVAYFVRGIILLLYPLIWISEKLTKLLVRGKEPQAFSRREFAALASIGEESGQIDPLESRIIRNLLAFGAIKVEDIMTPRSVMLAFEENKTVAELLVDRPKLTFSRLPIYDGDLDNITGFVLKTDMLLAKVNHAMHKPLTQFKRDITFVFSKMKLFDLLELMLKNRIHIAITVGEYGEVKGLVTLEDVFETLLGLEIVDEIDRVEDMQALARQMMDRRVERLGMKLSDDEQQYEDNSTDAK from the coding sequence ATGTTTGTACCTCGTTTATGTCGTCCGCGCGCTTGTAAAGAAGCGTCTGCTAAACCTCCTCCGACATCACGCTATTCAAAGCGTCTTCGTCGTACCAATTCAATTGCTGGGTTATCAGCGCTGACGGCGATGCTGCTATTGCCATATCCAGCTTTTGCCGCTGATGCTTTAGCAGAGCCGACCGCGATCAGTGTGTTATTACTCATACTTTTTGTGGTTGTCGCCATCGGTATCTCGTTTGTCTGTTCATTGGCTGAGTCTGCATTACTGAGCATGACGCCGTCTTATATCGCTGATGTTCAAGAAAGCAATCCGAAAAAAGCAAATATGCTAAGACGCTTAAAGGTTGATAACATCGATCAGTCATTGGCGGCTATTTTGACTTTGAATACAGTGGCTCATACATTAGGTTCTATCGGTGCTGGTGCCCAAGCCACGATTGTGTTTGGTAGTGCATGGTTTGGACTGTTTTCTGCCATTATGACCTTGGCGATTTTATTTTTATCTGAAATTATTCCAAAAACGCTTGGGACACTATACTGGCGTCAACTAAGCGGTATGGTCGCTTATTTCGTGCGAGGCATTATCCTGCTGTTGTATCCACTTATTTGGATCTCAGAAAAGTTAACCAAATTGCTAGTACGTGGCAAAGAACCCCAAGCATTCAGTCGTCGTGAATTTGCGGCACTTGCCAGTATCGGTGAAGAGTCAGGACAGATTGACCCATTAGAATCGCGCATTATTCGCAATTTACTGGCATTTGGTGCGATTAAAGTCGAAGATATCATGACCCCGCGTTCGGTGATGTTGGCGTTTGAAGAAAACAAAACAGTCGCTGAATTATTGGTTGATCGCCCAAAATTGACATTTTCACGACTGCCAATTTATGATGGTGACTTAGATAACATCACAGGTTTTGTATTAAAAACAGACATGTTATTAGCAAAAGTAAATCATGCGATGCACAAGCCATTGACTCAGTTCAAACGTGACATTACTTTTGTTTTTTCAAAAATGAAACTGTTTGATTTGTTAGAGCTGATGCTAAAAAACCGTATTCATATCGCTATTACAGTCGGTGAGTATGGCGAAGTCAAAGGTTTGGTTACTTTAGAAGATGTGTTTGAGACTTTATTGGGACTTGAGATTGTGGATGAAATAGACCGCGTCGAAGACATGCAAGCACTGGCTCGACAAATGATGGACAGACGAGTAGAGCGATTGGGTATGAAGCTTAGTGATGATGAACAACAATACGAAGATAATAGTACGGACGCTAAGTAA